The Corvus moneduloides isolate bCorMon1 chromosome 1, bCorMon1.pri, whole genome shotgun sequence nucleotide sequence atataAGTTAAGTAGGAtaattctttattctttctcacaagaaaaacaaacctgacAGTATATTACACCAATGTTGTAGTTCTTTTGGTACATCACGTATATCCTGCATTATGCTTTCAAATAATCTTTTGGACAAGCGTTTCTGCAAATTATACTCTGCCATCTTATGTTTCTCATGCAGCTAAATTTTTcatgtggttaaaaaaaaaaaaaaaaaaaaagacgcAAAACTCTACAGCCTTCTTCACCCCAAAGAAAAACTGCACTTTGCAAGAGCATCCAAACCCTGTCTGGTcacctcacagtaaagaaagcaagcaaacagTACAGCATTAAGCACATATATGCACATACTATGACATATATGGCTATTGTTCATACAGAAGAGATAAAGCACCTCAAggaaagggagagcagagatGAAATTGTTTAATTATCTATGGATTGTAAGTGCCCACAGTTAGCTGTTGTCAAGCCCTATAGCTAAGCACAGCCCACAGGCAGTTTGTGAAATGTGGTATTTGATATGCCAAAAGGAACACAGGAACCCCAGAACAGAGATGATCAAAATGAATAAACACTTctaaaaattcattattttaaaaattgctagAGAagtcttttttaaaagctaaattaAACATGAGATAATAAAAACATTCATCTCCTAAAAGCTGCTTCTATAACTGAACATTGGTATTACCCTTTCATCTTTTGGAAAGCCCAGATTTGCAgaagtacacacacacacctacTCCCTTAACAGAAGCCATGTATCTGGTTGTAATCCCCAGTTCTAAGTTGGGAGCACAAGCTCAAAGCATGACTATCATTACTACAGTAAGTTCAGAAGCTCCTCCTCAGAATGGGACAGTTTCCCAAAATATCCATGACTATTTACAAATCTTTGTTTACAAATCTATTCCAATATTCTTCCAACTACCACCTTCCCAACCACACTGGGAAATCACAAACTGCAAACGCCAAAAGCAGGGTCACACTCTGAGGTGCAGGTTCCTGGAATACATTAAAAGGCTGGAATTCAGATCAACACAGCAGATCAAAACAGCAGTTtccagaaagtaatttttaccTTCTGAGATTCCTCTACATGTTCTCAGGTAAAACAAGAAGATAATTCCTGGCATGCACTCCTTCTGCTATTCTAGTGGTAATCATTAACAGTTCAAGCAACTTTGGAAGTGCAATAGATATTACCAATTATGTCCCCTCAGCCCAAGGCATCTGCCTGAAGCATTCTGGACTTCGTAAAAACACAGACCAAAAGAACTCCAAGAGTTAGCTGCATAAGGATAAAACAGGAGGGTACATGGATCAGTGTAAAGGTACCGACCAGACTGCCAAAACAGTGGCACCTTGCAGTACAAAAGTTTAAATTTATGCCTAAATCTAGATAGTGCCTATGCATCTCTTCAAAGAActgtctttaaaattaattttatctgcAATTCCAGGTGAAAATATGAGCTGTCCAAGACAGGGTACAAAATATTATCCAATGCCATCTTGTGGTAAACAAGAAAATAGTCCATGCCAACCAGCTTGGATTTAAACACATAGGGACTCTGTTGCTCCATAGTACACAAATCATGCTGAAAACGGctgacttggggaaaaaaattttcttagTTAGACTGTGGGTAAGTTGTGTTATGTTAGCCATTAGAATTTGAGAATCAGCTATTTGTCCTCATCTTACAGACATGGCACTTCGTTTTAATTTCAACAACACTACTGTGGTATTCCACTCAGAATCATTTCCGTCACTCCAAAACTAATTTAAAGGCAAAGATACTAACTTAGAAGAGAATTGTACCTTGTATAAAAACACCCATCATTTCCCTCAACTACAGCTAAGTGCTATCATGAGCTTGTCTTTAGGGCACCAGGGATCAGCTCAAAATGTCATGGCCACACAAGCCAAATCACTGTATAGCTATAAAAGGATTCTTCTGTAGcccatttgtttaaaaatatcacGGAGGTATCTTTGACCCAGCTGACCTTTAGATGCATGCCAAATCACCCTGATCACCTCATTTATAATTATGTCTGTTGAGACATCTGCCAGGTGATACTGCTTCCCAAATGCTGTTCCTCGCCTCCCTTCTCTGCGGGGAGATTTACCCACAACACCTGTGTCAGTCTCTGTGGAGCTGCAATACAGTACTTGAATTTTGGTCCTGCAAAGGAGCACTTAGAGGGACTGTTCCACAGCAAGGAGAATCAGACAGAAgcatatgctttaaaaaaatcatcaacaaacagacaaacagcccccaaacaaacaaactaacaagccacaaaaaaaaaaaaaaaagggaagagtcAGTTCCTGTGTCTCAGTTGCAGTGTTTGGATGCCATGGCACATCCCTAGTGCAGGCACAGGCAAGGCAAGCTGCGGGGCCCTGTTGACTCTGCGATGGTCCCACCCCTCTGCTTTTGGCATTGGCCTTCCGTCATGTGCTGGCTCTTCCCACTTATTTTCCACCTCGGCACCACCTCGTGGTGGGAGCAGGAGACAGATTTGGGGCCACCCTGAACCTCacacaaccccagcctgggagcCACCGGGGATTTCATCACTATCATTGGTGAAGGGTCCAGAAGGTTAAGTCCCATGAGGAGCGGCCAAGGGAGGcagggttgtttagcctggagaagaagaggctCAGGGGTGATCTTATCCTTCTCTACAACTGTgtgaaaggagggtgtagccagggGGGTTCGgcttcttctcccaggcaaccagtgacaaGACAAGAGGACATAATCTTAaactgcaccaggggaggttcaggttgaatactagaaagaatttcttcaccaaaagggtgattaaacattggaatgggctgctcaggaaggtggtggagttaCTGTCCCTAAAGGAAAGACTCAGTGCcctggtctagttgacatggtgATGTTTGGTCACAGTTTGGACTTGATGtgctcagagggcttttccagcctaattgattctgtgattctgtgattctgtgactggaAGCACCTGTCCATAAGCCACGGCCGCAGGGTCCCGcggcagagcagctgaggcgCGGTGACACCGCAGCGGCGGCCGCGGACCCGAAGGTCTGTGGGGAGCCACAGCGCCCTCTGGCGGGCCGCCGCAAACGGGACTACATCTCCCGGCGGGCAttgcgcccgccccgcccccaAGGGCCCGGCCGTTCCGGTGCGCTGACCCGGCGGAGCTTTGCCGCGCTCCCGGAGCAGCGGCGGCGCTGGTTGCACGTGGAGCCGCCGCCATGGCGGCCGTGCGGGTGGAGGCGGTGCTGGCGGCCGCCGAGGAGCAGGAGGCGGAGAAGCGGCGAAGCATCACCgtggaaaaggagctggagctggagtaCGACCTGGGCAACTTGCTGGCGGTGGACCGCAACCCCCCGCCAGCGGcggcgctgcgcggggccggccCGCGGCGGGAGGCGCTGCTGCGGGCGCTGGCTCGCGACAACACGCAGCTGCTCGTGTCCCGGCTCTGGGAGCTGCCGGCCGAGCGCGCCGGCGGCGCCGGGGGCCCGCTAGTAGCACAGCTGCCCGAGCCCACGTTCCGCCTGCCGCGAGAGAAGCCGCCGCCGAAGCCGCGGCCGCCGACGCGCTGGGAGCAGTTCGCGCGGCTGAAGGGTATCCGCCGCAAGAAGAAAACCTCGTTGGTGTGGGACGAGCAGGCCAAGGAGTGGCGGCGGCGCTGGGGCTACCGGCGGGCGGGTGGAGACCCGTCCCGCGCCTGGCTGGCGGAGGTGCCTGCGGGCGCCGACCCCGAGGAGGACCAGTTCGCCCGGCTGCGGCGGGAGAAGCGGGAGCGGGTGGCGCGCAACGAGCTGAACCGGCTGCGCAACCTGGCCCGAGCCCACCGCGCCGGGAGCGCCGTGCCCGCCGCGCCCCTGCACCCCACGGGCCACCAGGACCGCGACGAGCTGCGCCGGGTCGCCCGCGTCGCCCGCGTCTCAACCGCCTCGCTCGGCCGCTTCCAGCCGCGGCTGCCGAAGGAGCCGGCGGAGCCGCCCTCTCGCAGCGGCGGCAAGAAGCGCCGGTTCGAGCCGCTGCTGGGCAACCTGGCGGCCGAGCGCAGCcggcagctggagctgctgcggGACATGGGCAGCAAGAAGCCGGTGCTCGACATCACCCGCGCCGTCAACAAGCAGCTGCGGCAGGAGGAAGCCGAGGCGGCCGCCGCCAACAAGGGCAAGAAGCAGTCGAAGCGGGGCAAGCGCGGCCGCCGGCAGCAGCGGCCTGGGCGCAGCGGCAAGAAGAGCGGAGCCCGGcggcagccacagcagcagaaacctGCGGGCGGGGGCACCGGCGGGGGCAGGAGAAAGAAGGCGTGAGGGACCGTGTGTAGCATGGGCTGGGGATGCCCACCGAGGCGTGGGAAGGGACTGTTGCTGCCAGCCTCCTGCCCCGTGCTCTATTCACACACGTATCTGTCAATAAATGCGTTCTGGCCTTTATAAAATACCCTGCGTTTGGCTCTTAGCTAGCAGACAAGGAGAGCTGTGCTCTCCATCCAGGGGAAATTGGTGTCCTGTGAAGGGGGTCGGGAGCCCCGGTTCCCCCCAGGCTGGCAGTTTCACAGTGACTTGTTTCACAGGTAATGTTGCTTCACAGTTGGCCTGCAGCATTTTCGCCAGGACAAAAGCTGAGCAAAGCTGTCCCATTTTCAGGtagctgggctgggggtggacCGCAGACGTGACCTGGAGTTTTGATGACTAGCAGCCACAGATCCAGTTGAAggatgtggctgctgctctctgccttgGGCAAGTGGCCTGACGGTGGAGCTCGTGCTCTGTAAGCCAACTTCTGCCGCTCAGCTCTCTGGTATTCAGGTTCAGTTACAAAAGGAACGTGGAAATTTACTGTATGGATTTCTTGCAGGGCCTAAGAAATTGTACAGGTTTTCTAAAGCATtttattgattaaaaaataaagtcaatAAAGACCAGGCATTGAATTCAGCAGAAAAGTGTTTGTATTGTAAGGGTTAAAACCTAAATTTCTTCTAGTAACAGTAATCCATCATTTTATAGAAATATTCTTACAGTGTTTACCAAGCAGCTTGAGAGCAGGTAGTAGAAGTTCTCTCAGACTTCTGCCCATTACTCTTTTGAACTTTGTAGTGTCACATATActcttgaaatagaaaaaaaaatctgctgtctCAATGTGTGGCTTAGATACAGGAAAGATGCTGTTCCCGGTAAGAAAGTTAGTAAAACAAGTTTTAGCAATCTCAATTAAATTAGGTTTTCAAACTTTGATGTTTTTGAGTGGTTAATGATACTGTAATGCCTCACTGCAAGTGAGTTTTTGAAAAAGCTGGGTGACTTTAGCAGTTCTCCTGTCTCATTCTGTAGCACTTCAGTTAGGGTGGTAGCTTCAGTAAAAAGCATCAGAAGTCAAATCCTCTGTGAAGGGAGATCCTCTGAAGGCAGAAGGGGTCTATATACACCTTGGAGCTTGGATGGCATTGATGGACTTACCAGTGCCCAGCCTATGGCCTTGCATAAGGTGTGTTCTTTGCCTCTCTGATGCTTCTTGCCCATGTGCTGAGCagtctgcagcactgcaggctgctTTGGACTTGTCAGTGGCAGGAATGGTCTTGTGGAGACAACCGTCTGTTATCAACCCTTCAGTGTAAGTATCAAGGCAAAGCAGGGGCAACAAACACTTGGACAGGTGGAAAAGGTTACATAGAGGCATTCCAGACCTCTGATCTTCCAGGCATTTCCATAGGGCACATTTTGTATGTGCTGGGCCCGAGAGAAGGGTTCTTTTCCTGTACGCATAGACACCTGATAAGAATTCTGTGCTGCTTACAAGGCTATTGGTCAACTTTCTCCACCAAAATCCTGTGGAATTTGTTCATTTCCAGCCGCAATGTGGTCACCTGAGCAGACGTGCAGGTGTTCCTGTGGTGTTGCCACTTCCTGGCTCTCACAAGTCGGTAAAGGTTTTGCAGCTTCATGTGGGGGCCTGAGCAGGCCACTAACCTGCTTTCCCAAGCTCAGCACCTTGCAAAAATCATGACTTTTAGGCTCATCTGATCTgctcatagaatcattgaatggtgtgggttggaaggggccttgaagatcatctagtaAGACGTAAGAATATGCAAAGGCAAAATACTTACATCTGTTACaatgatgcttttttttcagaattcagtTGTTCCATTGCTTAATACTGGTATACTACTCTGCTGACAGCTAAGCAGCATAGCTTACAGCATCGTAAAAATTTGGTTATAAAATTTTGATCCATCCTGCACTGTAATTTACcataatttcacagaatcacataatTGTTatggttggaagagacctctagAGATCATCTCATCCAagccccctgccaaggcagggtcatcTAGagcaggtgggttttgaatgtctccagagagggagctgggcagcctgttccagtgctctgccaccctcgatgtgaagaaattcttccccaCGTTGAAGTGAAGcttcttgtgtttcagtttatgGCTATTCCTCCTcatcctgttgctgggcaccactaAAAAGAATTGGAAAAGTATTTCACTTAATTTTAAACTGCCCCATGCTCTGGACCatggcttttttattattattttcactcTTCAACTCCATTACTTCCCATATTTTTCTGTGACAAATACTATGATACACACTCAGTCCTAATTAGGTTTTAATTGCTCTTACTGGCATTCTGTGCTGTGTGTTTTAGCAACCAGGTTTTGCTTGCCTTAAAACAGGCGTGAGCGGGGTTTTGCCGACGCTAGGaccctgggctgggggtgctctCTGCGGACACTTCTCCCCTCACCCGTGCGAGTCCCTGTTTGGGTCCCCCGTGTGTCGGGAGCTGTCCCGGGAGGAGGAGCTGCCGCCTGCCCGGCCCCGTCCCTGTCCCGTGCCCCGTCCCCAGATCCGGGCGatggcggcggggcgggcgcgggtGTCCCGCCTGCTGCGGCAGCTGGAGCGGGCAGCGTGAGTGCGGCGGGACGGGGCGCGGGGGTCCTTCCCGGGGTTCCTTCCCGGGGTTCCCTCCCGGGGTTCCCTCCCGGGGCCGCGGCTGGAAAGCGAAAAGCGGCGGCCGCTCCGCCCCTGCGGAGTTCTCCCGTGCCCGCTCCCGGCGGGCTCAGCTGCAGGCCCTCGCAGTGGGTGCTTACAGGAGACTTTTAGGATGTAGTCGTTCGTCTGCTTTAGTTTTCCCCTTTTAaccatacttttttttaaaattatttttaacattttaactAGTTGTCGGTGCCCGAGCCATGGCCACGCTTATTCCCAAGGTAAGACTTAATGTGTGTCTCCCAAATAACTCTGTAGGAGACCATGGCCCTGCAGAGGGCCGTATGTGTCCATGTAACCTGGGCAGAGGGTGCAGGTAACAGTGGGAAGGAACAATCTAAAGAAGGTAAACAGCCTGTTACTTTGCAACTGTAAGGTGGTAGTGGTTGTTGCTGGAGAGAGTCACTGTTCCCACATAAACCACAGTTActgcctcctgtcccctccctccccataCCGTGGGGCAAGCTGATCTGAACTTGGCTCTGGCTGTCATCACCTGAACTATCTCAACTTTAGATCTGCTTTTGGATACACATCTTTTAcattagaaaagaaacaggaagcGATATGGATAAAAAGTAGCTTTTCACGAAGGTCTGTGTTGGCCTGGACAATAAAATCTCCATAGGCTTTTAATACAGTCAGTCCCAAGAACACAGCTCACTTAGGCCAGGATTGTGGACTATGAGCAGGGGAGCTGCGCTGAGTAACCCAAGTCACCCTGGGAGGTGTCTCTGTTTGCCTGGACTGTAGTGAGGCTAGAAGAATAACTATCTGTCAGCCTCCAGATAGTTGCTCAGTCTTCAGATCCACTAAAAATTAGTGGTTTGGGCATCAGTAATATGTAACTCTAAATAGTGTGGTTTCATATGCTTAAAACACTTCTTAAAGAATTGGCATTGTCATTTTACATATGGAAAAGCTATTTATATGTTCAGATACTGGTTTTGCCCAAGACCATCGCACAGCAAAACAGTAGTGCAGTTGAGAAATAGAATCTCATTCTTTTGCTTGTCTGCTTGATGGCCTACTCAGTCAATCCAAGCTAAGCTCTTGCTAAACAGAAGCCTGAGTTAAGAGCCCTCTCTGAAGGTTTTAGGCAGCAATAGAGTCTATAGTGTAGCAAGATGATATCAGTTCAGTAAATCTCTGAATAGTGGGAATAGGTTGAACAGTGACtatagctggaaaaaaaaagttctttgcGTTTCCTGACAGTGTTTGAGGAAATAGTGCAATTTTTGAACTCAGTAAAATTCGCCCTGAAAGTTAAGTTTGGTTCAAGAATGTAACAGCAGGGCGTCTATTATACTATCAGAAAACAAGAGAGTAAATGGTTTGGACATGTCCTTAGCCTGTCAAATTAATGACTGAAAGTACAGCAGACTCCAGCTCCAGAGGTCGAACATGTACAGCCTGGCAAGAGGTGGCAATGAAAGAGCTGATAGCAGCTGGCCTGTGCTTGAATAGAAAGTACATAAAGGATTTTAATACATCTATCTGTTACTGTTGTGGGTCAGTGCTTCAGTGCACCCCAGAGTGTTTGCAAGACTCATTATCATGGCTTCACTCATTGGATCAGAATCCAAATTGCGTATTTTCAATTAATATAGCAGGCGTAAGGCATGACttcagcaggaagagcagaatGCTTCGCCTGATCTTTTCTTGAAGAAGAATGGGCAATTCCAGTTGATGTAGTTTGTTTCACTCTGTGGCAAAATCAGGATATGCCAGAAATTGAGTTTTGTGATAATTCATGCAAAAATGACATGGCAGAGAGAGGTTGTGACTGAAATACTGTCCTTATAAATATCTTTTCTTCTAAGTAAAGTTAATAGTAACACACTGATTCGTATTTATTATTAGCAGTGCATGCAGTAATTTTCTAGCAAGTAATTCAAGTTCAGGAATAGGCAGAAGTAAAAGGAAGGGTAAACACCTGTTAGTATTGCTCCCATGCATACAAAAGTTGTTCCCTATCCAGGTGGATATAGAGGATGTCTCATGAATTTGTCTTAAATGTTCTGAAGGTTATCACGTAACCCCTACACATTTCTAGCACCTCTCAGCTTGTATGTAGCAGCTGTATGTATGCTCAGTTCTACTTACTGTGTGCCGTTCTGGTCTTTGTGGACTGCAAACAAACTCTCATGCAACCTTCCTGCTAATTTATTCAGTTTTTATAAGCAATACCTAATTCTTGAAAGAACTTGAAAAAACTTACTTGTTTTGTTGGATTATGTGAGTGAGATCAAGTACTTGGATCATTTAGTCTCGTAAACAACAAAGGATGACATGGTTAACTGCTATCCAGACAAGCTGAGATGACCTGTGCAAATATATTAGTGATTCTAAAAGCAAGGGAATCTGTCAACTCTTGAGCTGAGAAACAgatttaaatcacttttttttccctaattctactgttttatttccattccagcccctgaaCAGCCCACCCTGGGGAATACAGACTATGCATTTGAGGTagatttaataata carries:
- the RRS1 gene encoding ribosome biogenesis regulatory protein homolog: MAAVRVEAVLAAAEEQEAEKRRSITVEKELELEYDLGNLLAVDRNPPPAAALRGAGPRREALLRALARDNTQLLVSRLWELPAERAGGAGGPLVAQLPEPTFRLPREKPPPKPRPPTRWEQFARLKGIRRKKKTSLVWDEQAKEWRRRWGYRRAGGDPSRAWLAEVPAGADPEEDQFARLRREKRERVARNELNRLRNLARAHRAGSAVPAAPLHPTGHQDRDELRRVARVARVSTASLGRFQPRLPKEPAEPPSRSGGKKRRFEPLLGNLAAERSRQLELLRDMGSKKPVLDITRAVNKQLRQEEAEAAAANKGKKQSKRGKRGRRQQRPGRSGKKSGARRQPQQQKPAGGGTGGGRRKKA